A single genomic interval of Porphyromonas sp. oral taxon 275 harbors:
- a CDS encoding enterotoxin A family protein, translated as MKPKGTHTNLFKHTSSNTTAGRFVSSSAKIEIAKEFVEKNGYIYVVDRDQGLDVSDMLGDKYKFPEQFEFSILDGVPSQDIVGAYRMHKGKMIDEFIPNLH; from the coding sequence ATAAAGCCTAAAGGAACTCATACAAACTTATTCAAGCATACGTCTAGCAATACAACAGCAGGAAGATTTGTCTCTTCGTCAGCTAAAATTGAAATAGCTAAGGAATTTGTAGAAAAGAATGGATATATTTATGTTGTAGATAGAGACCAAGGTTTAGATGTATCAGATATGCTAGGTGATAAGTACAAATTCCCAGAGCAGTTTGAGTTCTCCATTCTAGATGGAGTACCATCTCAAGATATTGTTGGTGCCTATCGCATGCACAAGGGTAAAATGATAGATGAGTTTATTCCTAACTTACATTGA
- a CDS encoding SMI1/KNR4 family protein, which translates to MKVMIEQEILVRLSKRREKIKNLCKIPISDVFYLSFISTYEGIEITPDIDILGYEQSLIENRLLNSTCTSVWLIGRTGQGDEWFIDRESNCVLFFDHNQGEHSSNDCFVNLKISFFQFLQLAFLYQALEKSIEKQEVLNDNVIKVFIDTVNSIAPNLYSLYPFAYFKNGK; encoded by the coding sequence ATGAAAGTAATGATTGAGCAAGAAATCTTGGTAAGATTATCCAAGAGAAGAGAAAAGATTAAGAATCTATGTAAGATACCAATCTCTGATGTGTTTTATTTATCGTTTATTTCCACGTATGAAGGGATAGAAATAACCCCAGATATTGATATTTTGGGGTATGAACAGTCTTTAATTGAAAATAGGCTCTTGAATAGTACCTGCACAAGCGTCTGGTTGATTGGGCGGACAGGACAAGGTGATGAGTGGTTCATCGATAGAGAAAGTAATTGTGTTCTATTCTTTGATCACAATCAGGGAGAACACTCTAGTAACGATTGCTTTGTTAATCTAAAGATTTCATTCTTTCAATTTCTACAACTAGCTTTTTTATATCAAGCATTAGAAAAGAGTATAGAGAAGCAGGAAGTATTGAATGACAATGTTATTAAAGTGTTTATTGATACTGTCAATTCTATAGCTCCAAACTTATACTCCCTATATCCATTTGCGTATTTTAAGAATGGAAAGTAA
- a CDS encoding immunity protein YezG family protein — protein sequence MATTDFDKNFTHLIEDALHNALEYTGYSSDMDCIYIYISLERSVQYLVFFKINECLSLKHKLNEYATTKQIDVSDENQKRLNSNGNAIAQKIRASFQDDGRELPSSLRITYEPKAGKLNSTMSYDKLLDDEDSLTRYFRWFAEEGGVLEPWQMI from the coding sequence ATGGCAACAACGGACTTTGATAAGAATTTTACGCATCTCATAGAAGATGCACTACACAACGCATTGGAGTATACGGGGTATAGTTCGGACATGGACTGTATCTACATCTACATCTCTCTTGAACGATCAGTCCAATACTTGGTGTTTTTCAAGATTAACGAGTGCCTATCGCTTAAACATAAGCTTAATGAATATGCTACCACAAAACAAATTGATGTCTCTGATGAGAATCAGAAGAGGTTGAATTCAAATGGTAATGCGATCGCTCAGAAAATACGAGCAAGCTTTCAAGATGATGGACGAGAGCTTCCCTCTAGTCTAAGGATAACCTATGAACCTAAGGCAGGCAAGCTCAACTCTACGATGAGTTATGATAAACTCTTAGATGATGAAGATTCACTTACCAGGTACTTCCGTTGGTTCGCAGAGGAAGGGGGAGTATTAGAACCTTGGCAAATGATATAG
- a CDS encoding cation:proton antiporter codes for MPKQRGLWPFVFYIIVLLASVAALWGTLQLGGGLAESSTPQLAAASGARAFEDFTASVQHHLQSTIGLLLLQILVILMAARMMGWIFRKLRQPAVIGEIVAGILLGPSLFGRLAPEAFTTIFPTESLPNVQLLSNFGLILFMFVVGMELRLSDIRRQLKGSLIISHSGIFLPFVLSLPLSYTIYTEYAASYTGFVPFALFIGIAMSITAFPVLARIIQENNLLRTHLGKLSLSTAAAGDITAWLMLAAIIAISGSGSLLSTGYNLLFLIVYLLLMFGLIRPLFRAAGKVYNNTEVISHGMVGVIFILLLLSSFITELLSMHALFGAFMLGLVMPEDLSFRKIITDKVEEVALLLFLPLFFVSSGLQTELGLIDSPEKWILLGLFTLVAVVGKVGGTYIAARACGESPKDSIYLGAFMNTRGLMELVVLGIGYEMRILPPAIYAVLVLMTVITTVMTMPMVHFINWVNKLLERRSDRIEQLDRASGLKVLLSFGRPSSGVTLLRLTDQLLRRGEVHPHVTALHITTDQDINSIDADKYFADSFAPILAEAEQLAQPIETSYQISDKVESTILTKLVQERYNLLIVGAGVRFSSEADDQEAVSMREEMRRRVGAFSVHTTEALLSIHSMLRDKMQFFIDRAPCSVGILVSRSFETPREIVLYLAQQEDLRMLPYARTMAQNNGTQLQLVVSEQLQRAGFTLHEGERIVSQQLQTLPEGCELAIISGELWQDTFEHNKALLASLPSTLILNLK; via the coding sequence ATGCCCAAGCAAAGAGGTCTCTGGCCTTTTGTATTCTACATCATCGTACTGCTAGCCTCGGTAGCAGCCCTTTGGGGCACGCTACAGCTAGGCGGAGGACTGGCCGAGAGCAGCACCCCGCAGCTAGCAGCAGCGAGCGGAGCAAGGGCCTTCGAAGACTTCACAGCTAGCGTCCAGCACCACTTGCAGTCTACCATCGGGCTACTGCTGCTCCAGATCCTCGTGATCCTTATGGCAGCGCGTATGATGGGCTGGATCTTCCGCAAGCTACGCCAGCCCGCTGTCATCGGGGAGATCGTAGCTGGGATTCTCTTAGGCCCCTCCCTCTTCGGCCGCCTAGCCCCCGAGGCCTTCACCACAATCTTCCCCACAGAGAGTCTGCCGAATGTACAGCTGCTCAGCAACTTCGGCCTGATCCTCTTCATGTTCGTCGTCGGGATGGAGCTCCGCCTAAGCGACATCCGTCGCCAGCTCAAGGGCAGCCTCATCATCAGCCACAGCGGCATCTTCCTCCCCTTCGTCCTTTCCCTCCCCCTTAGCTATACCATCTATACCGAGTACGCCGCGAGCTATACGGGCTTCGTCCCCTTCGCGCTCTTCATCGGTATCGCCATGAGCATCACGGCCTTCCCCGTGCTGGCACGCATCATCCAGGAGAACAATCTACTGCGCACCCACCTCGGCAAGCTCTCGCTCTCGACAGCCGCCGCGGGCGACATCACGGCCTGGCTGATGCTGGCGGCGATCATCGCCATATCGGGCAGCGGCAGTCTGCTCTCCACGGGCTACAACCTCCTCTTCCTCATCGTATATCTACTGCTGATGTTTGGGCTGATCCGCCCGCTCTTCCGTGCTGCAGGCAAGGTCTACAACAACACGGAGGTCATTAGTCATGGCATGGTCGGGGTGATCTTCATCCTCCTGCTCCTCTCCTCCTTCATCACCGAGCTGCTGAGCATGCACGCCCTCTTCGGCGCCTTCATGCTGGGGCTCGTCATGCCTGAGGACCTATCCTTCCGCAAGATCATTACGGACAAGGTCGAGGAGGTAGCACTGCTACTCTTCCTCCCGCTCTTCTTTGTCTCCAGCGGTCTGCAGACCGAACTGGGCCTCATCGACAGCCCCGAGAAGTGGATTCTCCTAGGACTCTTCACGCTGGTGGCTGTGGTGGGGAAGGTCGGAGGCACCTACATCGCGGCACGTGCCTGTGGCGAGTCGCCGAAGGATAGCATCTACCTCGGTGCCTTCATGAATACTCGTGGGCTGATGGAGCTCGTCGTCCTGGGTATCGGCTACGAGATGCGTATCCTGCCTCCTGCCATCTACGCCGTCCTAGTGCTGATGACGGTGATCACGACCGTGATGACGATGCCGATGGTGCACTTCATCAACTGGGTCAACAAGCTGCTGGAGCGTCGCAGCGACCGCATCGAACAGCTGGATAGGGCCTCCGGGCTCAAGGTACTGCTCTCCTTCGGGCGTCCAAGCTCGGGCGTCACACTGCTACGCCTGACGGACCAGCTGCTGCGTCGTGGTGAGGTACATCCCCACGTCACGGCCCTGCACATCACGACCGACCAGGACATCAACTCTATAGACGCGGACAAGTACTTCGCCGATAGCTTCGCCCCCATCCTAGCCGAAGCGGAGCAGCTTGCCCAGCCCATCGAGACCTCCTATCAGATTTCGGACAAGGTAGAGAGCACCATCCTCACCAAGCTCGTGCAGGAGCGCTACAACCTGCTCATCGTCGGGGCAGGCGTACGCTTCTCCTCCGAGGCAGACGACCAGGAGGCCGTCTCGATGCGTGAGGAGATGCGCCGACGCGTCGGAGCCTTCTCCGTGCACACGACCGAGGCTCTGCTGTCCATCCACAGCATGCTGCGCGACAAGATGCAGTTCTTCATCGATCGCGCGCCCTGCTCGGTGGGGATCCTGGTGAGCCGCTCCTTCGAGACGCCTAGAGAGATCGTCCTCTACCTGGCACAGCAGGAAGATCTACGGATGCTGCCCTATGCCCGCACCATGGCGCAGAACAACGGCACCCAGCTGCAGCTCGTGGTCTCCGAGCAGCTGCAGCGTGCGGGCTTCACGCTCCACGAGGGGGAGCGCATCGTCAGCCAGCAGCTACAGACCCTCCCCGAGGGCTGCGAGCTGGCAATCATCAGCGGCGAGCTGTGGCAGGATACCTTCGAGCACAACAAGGCCCTCCTGGCTAGTCTCCCCTCGACACTCATACTGAACCTCAAGTAA
- a CDS encoding alpha amylase C-terminal domain-containing protein: MTKIASNDPWLKPYEERIRRRMEFTHARERSLTQGGDISLEQFADGYLYYGLHHDERGCWILREFLPGAQSVYLIGSFNDWQVMSVWKLKRIDDYGSWEIKVAEQALKHGDHYRLFVHWGHGCGERIPAWATRVVQDEQTGIFSAQVWDPKEAYTFRYARPSRSEEPLLIYECHIGMSSEEGKVNSYEAFRTDVLPRIAELGYNAIQIMAVQEHPYYGSFGYHVSNFFAPSSRFGTPDELKALIDEAHRLGLRVIMDLVHSHAVKNEVEGLAKYDGSRTLFFHEGPRGEHPAWDSLCFDYGRNNVVHFLLSNCKYWLEVFNFDGFRFDGVSSMLYYNHGLGENFTSYADYFNGHQDAEAMAYLTLANKLIHQIYPEAITIAEEVSGMPGLAAPIEDGGFGFDYRLAMNIPDFWTQLIKERPDEAWTPGAIWHELTNRREDEQTISYAESHDQALVGDKTLIFRLADADMYWHMSRLSRSITTDRAVALHKLIRLATASTMNGGYLNFMGNEFGHPEWIDFPREGNGWSYHYARRQWSLADNKDLLYHDLQSFDHAMLELLKSHQDFAKLKLTQYWSQDEDQVLAFGRGDLLFVFNFHPTQSHTDYRLPVPAGSYHIVLDSDAAAFGGYELVDDQLEHLTQPLPEEQQAELPSGLEELSLYLPSRVALVLRRK, encoded by the coding sequence ATGACAAAGATCGCAAGCAATGACCCCTGGCTCAAGCCCTACGAAGAGCGCATCCGTCGCCGTATGGAGTTCACCCATGCTCGTGAGCGCTCGTTGACCCAGGGCGGAGATATATCGCTAGAGCAGTTCGCCGATGGCTACCTCTACTATGGACTACATCATGACGAACGAGGCTGCTGGATCCTACGCGAGTTCCTCCCCGGGGCTCAGAGCGTCTACCTCATCGGCTCCTTCAATGACTGGCAGGTGATGTCAGTCTGGAAGCTCAAGCGCATCGACGACTACGGCAGCTGGGAGATCAAGGTAGCCGAGCAGGCCCTCAAGCATGGCGACCACTACCGCCTCTTCGTACACTGGGGCCATGGCTGTGGGGAGCGTATCCCCGCCTGGGCTACCCGCGTAGTACAAGACGAGCAGACTGGCATCTTCAGCGCACAGGTATGGGATCCCAAGGAGGCCTACACCTTCCGCTACGCCCGCCCCAGCCGCAGCGAGGAGCCACTGCTGATCTACGAATGTCATATCGGGATGTCCTCCGAGGAGGGTAAGGTAAATAGCTACGAAGCCTTCCGCACGGACGTGCTGCCCCGCATCGCAGAGCTAGGCTACAATGCCATCCAGATCATGGCCGTGCAGGAGCACCCTTATTACGGTTCCTTCGGCTACCATGTATCGAACTTCTTTGCTCCCAGCAGCCGCTTCGGCACACCAGACGAACTGAAGGCACTCATTGACGAGGCACACCGCCTGGGGCTACGTGTCATCATGGACCTCGTCCATAGCCATGCGGTGAAGAACGAGGTCGAGGGTCTGGCCAAATACGACGGCTCGCGTACGCTCTTCTTCCACGAAGGGCCCCGCGGAGAGCACCCCGCCTGGGACTCGCTCTGCTTCGACTACGGGCGCAACAACGTCGTCCACTTCCTCCTCTCCAACTGCAAGTACTGGCTTGAGGTCTTCAACTTCGACGGCTTCCGCTTCGACGGCGTCTCCTCTATGCTCTACTACAACCATGGGCTCGGGGAGAACTTCACCTCCTACGCCGACTACTTCAACGGGCATCAGGATGCCGAGGCTATGGCCTACCTGACGCTGGCCAATAAGCTCATCCACCAGATCTACCCCGAGGCCATCACCATCGCTGAGGAGGTCAGCGGCATGCCAGGACTGGCGGCCCCCATCGAGGACGGCGGCTTTGGCTTCGACTACCGCCTGGCGATGAATATCCCCGACTTCTGGACGCAGCTCATCAAGGAGCGCCCCGACGAAGCCTGGACCCCTGGAGCCATCTGGCACGAGCTGACCAACCGCCGCGAGGATGAGCAGACCATCAGCTACGCTGAGAGCCATGACCAGGCCCTCGTAGGGGACAAGACCCTCATCTTCCGCCTAGCGGATGCCGACATGTACTGGCACATGAGCCGTCTGTCGCGCAGCATCACCACCGACCGTGCCGTCGCCCTGCACAAGCTCATCCGTCTGGCCACTGCCTCGACGATGAACGGCGGCTACCTCAACTTCATGGGCAACGAGTTCGGTCACCCCGAGTGGATCGACTTTCCCCGTGAGGGCAATGGCTGGTCCTACCACTACGCTCGCCGTCAGTGGAGCCTAGCCGATAATAAGGATCTACTCTACCACGACCTGCAGAGCTTCGACCACGCGATGCTCGAGCTCCTCAAGTCGCACCAGGACTTCGCTAAGCTCAAGCTCACGCAGTACTGGTCCCAGGATGAGGATCAGGTGCTAGCCTTCGGTCGCGGCGACCTCCTCTTTGTCTTTAATTTCCATCCCACGCAGTCACACACCGACTACCGCCTCCCCGTACCTGCAGGCAGCTATCACATTGTCCTCGATAGCGATGCTGCGGCCTTCGGGGGCTACGAGCTTGTCGATGACCAGCTGGAGCACCTGACACAGCCCCTCCCCGAGGAGCAGCAGGCAGAGCTCCCCAGCGGCCTCGAGGAGCTCTCCCTCTACCTCCCCTCCCGTGTCGCACTCGTACTACGACGCAAGTAA
- a CDS encoding ribose-phosphate pyrophosphokinase produces the protein MSIDTKNVAIFAGSASLDLAAKIAEGLGINLGDMQVEHFADGEFSVYYKDSIRGKDVFLVQSTYPSSDNLMELLLMIDAAKRASAHYIAAVIPYFGWARQDRKDKPRVSIGAKLIADMLSVAGVTRLITMDLHADQIQGFFNVPVDHLYASTVFVDYLRKSSDLENTVIATPDVGGAKRANSYAKFLGVPMVICHKSRAKANEVAEMTIIGEVEGKDVILVDDIVDTAGTICKAADLMIKNGARSVRAIASHAVLSDPATERIDASALKEIIFTDSIPLRKHSDKIRIVSTASVFAEAIKRVINHESISILYSL, from the coding sequence ATGAGTATTGATACTAAGAACGTAGCCATCTTTGCTGGCTCGGCATCGCTTGACCTCGCGGCTAAGATCGCCGAGGGGCTCGGCATTAACCTCGGCGACATGCAGGTAGAGCACTTCGCCGACGGAGAGTTCTCTGTCTACTACAAGGACAGCATCCGTGGCAAGGATGTCTTCCTCGTGCAGTCGACCTACCCCTCCTCCGACAATCTGATGGAGCTGCTGCTGATGATCGACGCTGCTAAGCGCGCCTCGGCACACTACATCGCTGCCGTCATCCCCTACTTTGGCTGGGCCCGTCAGGATCGTAAGGACAAGCCTCGTGTATCGATCGGTGCTAAGCTCATCGCTGACATGCTCAGCGTGGCTGGGGTGACGCGCCTCATCACGATGGACCTGCATGCCGATCAGATCCAGGGCTTCTTCAACGTGCCCGTCGACCACCTCTATGCCTCTACGGTCTTCGTCGACTATCTACGTAAGAGCTCGGACCTGGAGAATACAGTCATCGCTACGCCTGACGTCGGTGGTGCCAAGCGTGCCAACTCCTACGCGAAGTTCCTCGGGGTACCCATGGTGATCTGTCACAAGAGCCGAGCCAAGGCCAACGAAGTCGCCGAGATGACCATCATCGGTGAGGTCGAGGGCAAGGATGTGATCCTCGTAGACGACATCGTCGACACGGCTGGGACGATCTGTAAGGCTGCTGACCTGATGATCAAGAACGGTGCTCGCAGCGTCCGCGCTATCGCCAGCCATGCCGTACTGAGCGATCCCGCTACGGAGCGTATCGATGCCTCTGCCCTGAAGGAGATCATCTTCACCGACTCCATCCCCTTACGCAAGCACTCGGATAAGATCCGCATCGTCTCTACGGCGAGCGTCTTCGCTGAGGCCATCAAGCGCGTGATCAACCACGAGTCGATCAGCATCCTCTACTCGCTCTAG
- a CDS encoding lipopolysaccharide assembly protein LapB, which yields MKKLLCAVALGLMSAAGAYAQVANVKAAEKIAGAGDKADFAEARRLIKEALANDETKNDPYTWYVAGLIEREHFTAEQKKTLLNKEADQAPMFTALVAVVPAWMQLYQLESQPDDKGKVSLKYAKKAKEALHTDYQQLINAGSYYFEKKDYAHAADAFGKFLEVKRSPLFADDKDVAVIDSNAMNIAYYAIASAYTAGEHPTTVELYKKHGDIATNKKELLQMVAASYLNAKDSLGAIPVLIEGDKLAPEIPFFVANIVTIYQNQNKGEEAMKYLESKLATNPKDAMALLMMGNYYERTDLKKALGWYYKSALANPTDGNANLYLGQALYNAAAKMYENPNITQAEAKVADDLLKAAIPALEIAYKTMPDNVKGLLGSVYYQQKQEDKKAAIDNGTLEVGEPKLGDLTALIESIDFSKPAAEAKAAEAPAQPVKKAAPAKKAAKRK from the coding sequence ATGAAGAAACTACTATGCGCTGTAGCTCTCGGTCTGATGAGCGCAGCAGGAGCCTATGCTCAGGTGGCCAATGTCAAGGCCGCGGAGAAGATCGCAGGTGCGGGTGATAAGGCGGACTTCGCCGAAGCACGCCGCCTCATCAAGGAGGCTCTGGCTAACGATGAGACGAAGAACGACCCCTATACCTGGTACGTCGCTGGTCTCATCGAGCGTGAGCACTTCACCGCTGAGCAGAAGAAGACGCTGCTGAACAAGGAGGCCGACCAGGCACCTATGTTCACCGCCCTGGTCGCTGTCGTCCCCGCGTGGATGCAGCTCTACCAGCTCGAGAGCCAGCCCGACGATAAGGGTAAGGTGTCGCTGAAGTATGCCAAGAAGGCTAAGGAAGCCCTCCACACCGACTACCAGCAGCTCATCAACGCTGGCTCCTACTACTTCGAGAAGAAGGACTATGCACACGCTGCGGACGCCTTCGGCAAGTTCCTCGAGGTTAAGCGCTCGCCCCTCTTCGCTGACGATAAGGATGTAGCGGTCATTGACTCCAATGCGATGAATATCGCCTACTACGCTATCGCCTCGGCCTACACCGCAGGAGAGCACCCCACGACCGTCGAGCTGTACAAGAAGCACGGCGACATCGCGACCAACAAGAAGGAGCTCCTGCAGATGGTAGCTGCCTCCTACCTCAACGCTAAGGACAGCCTCGGCGCCATCCCCGTGCTGATCGAGGGGGACAAGCTCGCACCCGAGATCCCCTTCTTCGTCGCCAACATCGTTACCATCTATCAGAATCAGAACAAGGGCGAGGAGGCTATGAAGTACCTCGAGAGCAAGCTGGCTACCAACCCCAAGGACGCTATGGCGCTGCTCATGATGGGTAACTACTACGAGCGCACCGACCTGAAGAAGGCCCTCGGCTGGTACTACAAGAGCGCCCTGGCTAACCCCACTGACGGCAATGCGAACCTCTACCTCGGTCAGGCTCTCTACAACGCTGCGGCTAAGATGTACGAGAACCCCAACATCACCCAGGCTGAGGCTAAGGTAGCCGATGACCTCCTCAAGGCAGCTATCCCTGCTCTGGAGATCGCCTACAAGACGATGCCCGACAATGTCAAGGGGCTCCTCGGTAGCGTCTACTACCAGCAGAAGCAGGAGGACAAGAAGGCTGCGATCGACAACGGTACGCTCGAGGTAGGTGAGCCCAAGCTGGGTGACCTCACGGCGCTCATCGAGTCCATCGACTTCTCCAAGCCTGCAGCTGAGGCTAAGGCCGCTGAAGCTCCAGCACAGCCCGTCAAGAAGGCTGCCCCCGCTAAGAAGGCCGCTAAGCGCAAGTAA
- the gyrA gene encoding DNA gyrase subunit A, protein MQDREDRIIDITIEDEMKSAYIDYSMSVIVSRALPDVRDGFKPVHRRVLYAMNEDGNTYDKPTRKCASAVGQVMKYYHPHGDSSIYGTLVRLAQPWNLRYPLVQGQGNFGSIDGDSPAAMRYTESRLNKLASEMLRDIEKDTVDFQNNFDDSTTEPTVLPARFPNLLVNGSAGIAVGMATNMAPHNLGESIDACVAYIDSKGDIDVAGLMSYIKAPDFPTGGFIYGYAGVREAFETGRGRIIIRSRCEIEVHNNHERIIVTEIPYQVNKSELVKSIADLINDKKLDGISGIADESNRKGIRIVIDVKRDANSGVVLNKLYKMTALQSSFSVNNIALVKQRPEDRQGRPQLLNLRDLIHHFIEHRHDVVYRRTQYDLRKAEERVHILEGLIIAVDNIDEVIRIIRAASEPQEAIEQLMVRFNLSLLQARAIVDMRLRALTGLERDKLRAEYEALVKEIAHLKALLADKELRAALIREELLEIKEKYADERRSEIIYAAEEFNPEDFYADDEMIITISHHGYIKRTPLSEFRSQARGGVGAKGSDTRDEDFIEYIYSASMHATMLLFTQMGRCYWLKVYEIPEGAKNTKGRALQNLLNFEPGDRVNAFIRVKNLTKDQDFVSSHYLLFCTKRGVIKKTLLEAYSRPRANGIIAINLAEGDQLVDVALTNGRKEVLIANRNGRAVRFAEDAVRATGRNAMGVRGMTLDEDGRDEVVGMLAVEADTEETILVVSEQGYGKRSLVEDYRKTNRGTKGVKTLNITDKTGELVAFSAITDEHDLMIINRSGITIRVHARDISVQGRATQGVRIIDLKKRGDEIASVCRVLTEEDEPELSEELDPTATSVAPELAEGTATQDQLPQELLDRAMDEDLNK, encoded by the coding sequence ATGCAGGATCGCGAAGATAGGATCATAGATATCACGATCGAGGACGAGATGAAGTCGGCCTACATAGACTACTCTATGTCGGTCATCGTCTCCCGTGCTCTGCCTGATGTACGTGACGGCTTCAAGCCCGTACATCGTCGTGTGCTCTATGCAATGAATGAAGACGGGAATACCTACGACAAGCCTACGCGTAAGTGCGCCAGCGCCGTCGGGCAGGTGATGAAGTACTATCACCCCCACGGGGACTCCTCCATCTATGGGACGCTGGTACGCCTGGCTCAGCCGTGGAACCTCCGCTACCCCCTCGTCCAGGGACAGGGTAACTTCGGCTCCATCGACGGGGACTCGCCCGCTGCTATGCGTTACACCGAGTCGCGCCTGAATAAGCTCGCCAGCGAGATGCTGCGCGACATCGAGAAGGATACGGTAGACTTCCAGAACAACTTCGACGACTCCACGACGGAGCCCACGGTACTGCCCGCGCGCTTCCCCAACCTCCTGGTCAATGGCTCGGCAGGGATCGCCGTAGGTATGGCCACCAATATGGCTCCGCACAACCTCGGGGAGTCCATCGACGCCTGTGTCGCCTACATTGACAGCAAGGGCGATATCGACGTGGCTGGCCTGATGAGCTACATCAAGGCCCCCGACTTCCCGACGGGAGGCTTCATCTACGGCTATGCTGGAGTCCGTGAGGCCTTCGAGACCGGCCGTGGCCGCATCATCATCCGCAGCCGCTGCGAGATCGAGGTGCACAATAATCACGAGCGCATCATCGTCACCGAGATCCCCTACCAGGTCAATAAGTCCGAGCTCGTCAAGAGTATCGCCGACCTGATCAATGACAAGAAGCTGGACGGCATCTCGGGTATCGCCGACGAGTCGAACCGTAAGGGGATACGCATCGTCATCGATGTCAAGCGCGATGCCAACTCGGGCGTCGTCCTCAACAAGCTCTATAAGATGACGGCGCTGCAGAGCTCCTTCAGTGTCAACAATATCGCGCTGGTCAAGCAGCGCCCCGAGGACAGACAGGGTCGCCCCCAGCTGCTGAACCTGCGCGACCTGATCCATCACTTCATCGAGCACCGCCACGACGTCGTCTACCGCCGCACGCAGTACGACCTGCGCAAGGCCGAGGAGCGCGTCCACATCCTCGAGGGGCTGATCATCGCCGTAGACAATATCGACGAGGTCATCCGCATCATCCGCGCTGCGAGCGAGCCCCAGGAGGCCATCGAGCAGCTGATGGTGCGCTTCAACCTCTCGCTCCTGCAGGCACGTGCCATCGTAGATATGCGTCTGCGTGCCCTCACCGGCCTCGAGCGTGACAAGCTGCGTGCCGAGTACGAGGCCTTGGTCAAGGAGATCGCGCACCTCAAGGCCCTCTTGGCCGACAAGGAGCTGCGCGCCGCCCTCATCCGTGAGGAGCTGCTGGAGATCAAGGAGAAGTACGCCGACGAGCGTCGCAGCGAGATCATCTACGCAGCCGAGGAATTCAATCCCGAGGACTTCTACGCCGATGACGAGATGATCATCACCATCTCGCACCACGGCTATATCAAGCGTACGCCGCTGAGCGAGTTCCGCTCCCAGGCGCGCGGCGGTGTTGGTGCCAAGGGCAGCGACACGCGCGACGAGGACTTCATCGAGTACATCTACTCGGCCTCGATGCACGCCACGATGCTGCTCTTCACCCAGATGGGGCGCTGCTACTGGCTCAAGGTCTACGAGATCCCCGAGGGGGCGAAGAACACCAAGGGCCGTGCCCTGCAGAACCTCCTCAACTTCGAGCCTGGCGACCGCGTCAATGCCTTCATTCGCGTCAAGAACCTGACGAAGGATCAGGACTTCGTCAGCTCGCACTACCTGCTCTTCTGCACCAAGCGCGGGGTCATCAAGAAGACCCTGCTGGAGGCTTACTCCCGCCCCCGTGCCAACGGGATCATCGCCATCAACCTCGCCGAGGGCGACCAGCTGGTGGATGTCGCGCTGACCAACGGGCGCAAGGAGGTGCTCATCGCCAACCGCAACGGTCGCGCGGTGCGCTTCGCCGAGGATGCCGTACGTGCCACTGGGCGTAATGCTATGGGGGTACGTGGTATGACGCTCGATGAGGACGGCCGCGACGAGGTCGTCGGGATGCTCGCCGTCGAGGCCGACACCGAGGAGACGATCCTCGTAGTCAGTGAGCAGGGCTATGGCAAGCGCTCCCTCGTCGAGGACTACCGCAAGACCAACCGCGGCACCAAGGGCGTCAAGACGCTCAACATCACCGACAAGACAGGTGAGCTGGTGGCCTTCAGCGCGATCACCGATGAGCATGACCTGATGATCATCAACCGCAGCGGCATTACCATCCGTGTCCATGCTCGCGACATCAGCGTGCAGGGACGTGCTACCCAGGGGGTACGCATCATCGACCTCAAGAAGCGTGGCGACGAGATCGCCTCTGTCTGCCGTGTGCTGACCGAGGAGGACGAGCCCGAGCTCTCTGAGGAGCTAGACCCAACAGCTACGTCCGTAGCCCCCGAGCTCGCTGAGGGCACAGCCACTCAGGACCAGCTCCCCCAGGAGCTGCTCGACAGAGCTATGGACGAAGATCTCAATAAGTAA